A window from Thermodesulfovibrionales bacterium encodes these proteins:
- a CDS encoding 4Fe-4S binding protein — MTKSIQGWRWIVKLLHALVLLGTPFLKIDGQSVLRFDMPSLRLYFFGIVLWMDEFFIVLAATLFLTFLIVFITVVFGRVWCGWLCPQTVISDITGFIEKTSKKGIIYKVSGMVAVFLISMIIGASLIWYFVSPYDFFQRLTSWQLGEVIWGFWIVLTIILFLNFTLVRRRFCATVCPYARAQSLLFDDKTLIIAFDRKRKDECLDCRACVKVCPVGIDIRKGPDIACISCAECIDSCGEIFRAKGKKGLINYFFGETDKKSMIRQSAVITGLLSLLSLFLFIHLLKIRKDLDITVIPDYQFRPKITGTGELINAFVISVENRHDRDKRIIMRSDGNVKIIPDSITVRAGEVQRTKVFVISSGITNTFNLTFISDSQNITEEITIIKP; from the coding sequence ATGACTAAGTCCATTCAGGGCTGGAGATGGATTGTCAAGCTCCTCCACGCCCTTGTTCTTCTTGGTACTCCTTTTTTAAAGATAGATGGACAGAGTGTCCTCAGATTTGATATGCCGAGCCTGAGATTATATTTCTTTGGAATTGTCCTCTGGATGGATGAATTCTTCATTGTCCTCGCAGCAACGCTCTTTCTTACCTTTCTAATAGTCTTTATTACTGTGGTTTTTGGAAGGGTCTGGTGTGGCTGGTTATGTCCCCAGACTGTAATAAGTGATATAACAGGTTTTATTGAAAAGACCTCAAAAAAAGGAATTATATATAAAGTATCAGGCATGGTAGCAGTATTTCTGATAAGTATGATAATAGGTGCAAGTCTTATATGGTATTTTGTATCTCCCTATGATTTTTTTCAAAGATTAACCTCATGGCAACTTGGTGAGGTGATCTGGGGATTCTGGATTGTACTGACTATTATATTGTTCCTGAACTTTACACTGGTAAGAAGAAGATTCTGTGCCACTGTCTGCCCTTATGCCAGGGCACAGAGCCTTTTATTTGACGATAAAACCTTGATTATTGCCTTTGACAGAAAGAGAAAAGATGAATGCCTTGATTGCAGGGCCTGCGTTAAGGTCTGCCCTGTAGGAATAGATATCCGGAAAGGTCCGGATATTGCCTGTATAAGTTGTGCAGAATGTATTGACAGTTGCGGAGAGATATTCAGGGCAAAGGGTAAAAAGGGTTTGATAAATTACTTCTTCGGTGAGACTGATAAAAAGAGTATGATCAGGCAGAGTGCAGTGATAACAGGACTGCTCAGCCTGCTCTCCCTTTTTTTATTTATACATTTACTGAAAATCAGAAAGGATTTGGATATTACGGTAATTCCTGATTACCAATTCAGACCAAAGATAACTGGCACAGGTGAACTTATCAATGCCTTTGTTATATCAGTTGAGAACAGGCATGACAGGGATAAAAGAATTATCATGAGAAGCGATGGAAATGTTAAAATTATACCAGATAGTATTACTGTCAGGGCTGGAGAGGTTCAGAGGACAAAGGTCTTTGTTATATCCAGTGGTATAACCAATACATTTAATTTAACATTTATATCAGACTCTCAAAATATAACTGAAGAGATCACCATAATAAAGCCATGA
- a CDS encoding sulfite exporter TauE/SafE family protein produces the protein MLGDSSVFLLMFGTGFFGGFGHCTGMCGPLIATYCLTIPQSPFEKSLTHLIYHSGRLMSYSLIGGFMGLSGSFISMAGSITIIQSIAMALAGIFMIMTGFSILYSGISSPKRFVLLKLIPDVIKKISETVGTGKFFPLGLINGIIPCGLSYTAYIAAAGTGASEVNPAQGFLKGMFLLLLFGSGTLPSLLLLTYLISKGKSIIRKRLYGLAGVFIILSGSVFLYRSILFVANE, from the coding sequence ATGTTAGGTGATAGCTCGGTTTTTCTTCTAATGTTCGGTACTGGTTTTTTTGGCGGATTCGGCCATTGCACAGGTATGTGCGGCCCTCTTATAGCCACCTACTGTCTAACCATTCCCCAGTCACCTTTTGAAAAATCTTTAACCCATCTCATTTACCATTCCGGAAGACTTATGAGCTACAGCCTCATAGGTGGTTTTATGGGGCTTTCGGGATCTTTTATTTCTATGGCAGGCTCAATAACCATAATTCAATCAATTGCAATGGCACTGGCAGGAATATTCATGATAATGACAGGCTTTTCAATTCTATACTCTGGTATTTCATCCCCTAAGAGGTTTGTCCTTTTAAAATTAATCCCGGATGTGATAAAAAAAATCTCAGAGACAGTCGGTACCGGTAAATTTTTTCCTCTCGGATTGATTAATGGAATTATACCATGCGGTCTTTCTTATACTGCCTACATTGCTGCTGCAGGTACTGGTGCATCTGAGGTAAATCCGGCTCAGGGATTCCTGAAAGGAATGTTTTTGCTACTTCTTTTTGGTTCTGGAACCCTTCCTTCTCTTCTGCTTCTCACTTACCTGATATCAAAAGGTAAATCAATTATAAGAAAAAGACTTTACGGCCTCGCAGGAGTCTTTATAATACTATCGGGATCAGTGTTTTTATACAGGTCAATACTTTTTGTGGCAAATGAATGA
- a CDS encoding c-type cytochrome, which translates to MRRTIFLVLFILFLTFPVFSQQLKNPYAGNQLALKEGAEVYKKNCEACHGPGGRGDICPDLTKKTKKYGNSDADLFFSIAKGRPGGMPNWDTTLGTEKIWKVITYLRSIEK; encoded by the coding sequence ATGAGAAGAACAATTTTTTTAGTACTCTTTATTCTTTTCCTAACTTTTCCGGTTTTTTCCCAGCAGTTAAAAAATCCCTATGCCGGAAATCAGCTGGCCCTTAAGGAAGGTGCAGAGGTATATAAGAAAAATTGTGAAGCCTGCCACGGACCAGGAGGAAGAGGAGATATATGCCCTGACTTGACTAAAAAGACAAAGAAATATGGTAATAGTGATGCAGACCTTTTCTTCTCCATAGCAAAGGGAAGACCAGGAGGGATGCCTAACTGGGACACCACCCTTGGAACAGAGAAGATATGGAAGGTAATAACCTATCTCAGGAGTATAGAGAAATAG
- a CDS encoding cbb3-type cytochrome c oxidase subunit II encodes MAGLHDALHRKPVIFTILATLTVLAGTIVTMLYPMLRPEMHPKLENLNPYTALQLAGRDIYQREGCFYCHTQTVRPLKTEVLRYGEYSKAGEFAYDHPFLWGSKRTGPDLARIGGKYPDAWHYRHMENPRLFFKESNMPSYAFLKDRRLNPLEVERHMKALGFPYTKEEIEALKDKTEMDAIVAYLQVIGTAVKKKEMVEAKFVEEKNPLAGKIEAIKRGKELYKKNCEICHGEDGKGGIGPSLRDNVWLNRQGDISDGRIFSIIFDGTEAGMPAYGTQMDRESIWSLVSYIRDIQVKK; translated from the coding sequence ATGGCAGGACTTCATGATGCTCTTCACAGAAAGCCAGTAATATTTACAATCCTTGCAACACTTACAGTTCTTGCAGGGACAATCGTTACAATGCTCTATCCAATGCTTAGACCTGAAATGCATCCAAAACTTGAAAACCTCAATCCCTATACAGCCCTCCAGCTTGCTGGAAGGGATATTTATCAGAGAGAGGGATGTTTTTACTGCCACACACAGACAGTTAGACCTTTAAAAACCGAGGTTCTGAGATATGGAGAATACTCAAAGGCTGGTGAGTTTGCCTATGACCATCCCTTTCTCTGGGGCTCAAAAAGAACAGGTCCTGACCTTGCGAGGATAGGTGGAAAATACCCTGATGCCTGGCATTACAGGCACATGGAAAACCCGAGACTATTCTTTAAGGAATCCAATATGCCATCCTATGCCTTCCTGAAAGATAGAAGGCTTAATCCTTTAGAGGTTGAAAGACATATGAAGGCCCTGGGCTTTCCATATACAAAAGAAGAGATAGAGGCATTAAAGGATAAAACCGAGATGGATGCCATTGTTGCCTATCTTCAGGTGATAGGAACTGCAGTGAAGAAAAAGGAAATGGTAGAGGCAAAGTTTGTGGAGGAAAAAAATCCTCTTGCTGGTAAAATAGAGGCTATTAAAAGAGGGAAAGAACTGTATAAAAAGAATTGTGAAATCTGTCATGGTGAAGACGGAAAAGGTGGCATAGGTCCTTCACTGAGAGACAATGTATGGCTTAATAGACAAGGTGATATAAGCGATGGCAGGATCTTTTCCATAATCTTTGACGGAACCGAGGCTGGCATGCCAGCCTATGGAACACAGATGGACAGAGAATCTATATGGTCTCTGGTTTCTTATATCAGAGATATTCAGGTTAAAAAATAG
- a CDS encoding FixH family protein: MKALVIIVTIIGLGAVAGSIIVGRMVFDGKVVEKPYETGLIYDEIERAKSEMELEILNPVFRKGENELLFMIKDRKGNVPEESRIKLTVGRPYTASFDREYMVNLTGPATFRAKVDFPLYGYWDIRVSLTNNQKPVILEKRIFVEGGKEL, encoded by the coding sequence ATGAAAGCGCTCGTAATTATAGTAACAATCATAGGTCTCGGAGCTGTAGCAGGCTCCATAATAGTTGGCAGAATGGTTTTTGATGGAAAGGTTGTAGAGAAACCTTATGAAACAGGTCTGATCTATGATGAAATAGAAAGAGCTAAATCAGAGATGGAACTTGAGATATTAAATCCTGTATTCAGAAAAGGAGAGAACGAACTCCTGTTCATGATAAAGGACAGAAAAGGTAATGTCCCTGAAGAATCCAGGATCAAGCTTACTGTGGGTAGACCGTACACCGCTTCCTTTGACAGGGAATATATGGTAAATCTAACCGGACCGGCAACATTCAGGGCTAAGGTAGATTTTCCTTTATATGGATACTGGGATATAAGGGTAAGCCTTACAAATAACCAGAAACCTGTTATACTGGAAAAACGCATATTTGTAGAAGGAGGTAAGGAATTATGA